One window of the Actinomyces procaprae genome contains the following:
- a CDS encoding ABC-F family ATP-binding cassette domain-containing protein encodes MINVQDLTMRIGARQLVSGASFRVDKGMRIGLVGRNGAGKTTMTKLLAAASVAQGTSQAVADADERHGLEAVEHEGLITCNGSVGYLPQDTRVGDLNEITRDRVLSARGIDALLARIRRAEQKIATTQGNAQAKALDRYTRLDHEFTMAGGYAAASEAARICASLGLPDRVLDQPIGTLSGGQRRRVELARVLFQQPDTLLLDEPTNHLDHDSILWLRDHLRAYSGGFIVISHDVELLRDTVNQIMYLDAGRGVLDVYHLGWDAYLKQRADDENRRRRERANAEKKAAALRAQGEKMRAKATKAVAAQQMLKRADRLMEGLEDERTQERVAHLRFPDPAPCGKVPLRAAGLSKAYGSLEVFAGVDLAIDRGSRVVVLGLNGAGKTTLLRLLSGVEEPDSGQVVAGTGLKLGYYAQEHETIDDSLSVVENLRGAAPGLDDTEVRSVLGSFLFSGADADKPARVLSGGEKTRLALALLVVSSANVLLLDEPTNNLDPASREEILRALSTFGGAVVLVTHDEGAVKALNPDRVLLLPDGDEDLWSEDYLELVTLA; translated from the coding sequence GTGATCAACGTCCAGGACCTCACCATGCGAATCGGCGCCAGGCAGCTGGTGTCCGGAGCCTCCTTCCGAGTGGACAAGGGGATGCGCATCGGGCTGGTTGGACGCAACGGCGCCGGCAAGACCACCATGACCAAGCTGCTGGCCGCAGCCTCGGTGGCGCAGGGCACCAGCCAGGCCGTCGCCGACGCCGACGAGCGCCACGGCCTGGAGGCCGTGGAGCACGAGGGCCTGATCACCTGCAACGGATCGGTCGGATACCTGCCGCAGGACACCCGGGTGGGCGACCTGAACGAGATCACCCGTGACCGGGTCCTGTCCGCTCGCGGCATTGACGCCCTGCTGGCCCGCATCCGTCGGGCCGAGCAGAAGATCGCCACCACCCAGGGGAATGCTCAGGCCAAGGCCCTGGACCGCTACACCCGGCTCGACCACGAGTTCACCATGGCCGGCGGTTATGCGGCAGCCAGCGAGGCAGCCCGGATCTGTGCCTCCCTGGGCCTGCCCGACCGGGTACTCGACCAGCCGATCGGCACCCTGTCAGGTGGGCAGCGGCGCCGCGTCGAACTGGCCCGGGTCCTGTTCCAGCAGCCCGACACGCTGCTGCTGGACGAGCCCACGAACCACCTGGACCACGACTCCATCCTCTGGCTGCGCGACCACCTGCGCGCCTACTCGGGCGGCTTCATCGTCATCAGCCACGACGTCGAGCTGCTGCGTGACACCGTCAACCAGATCATGTACCTGGACGCCGGTCGCGGCGTCCTGGACGTCTACCACCTGGGCTGGGACGCCTATCTCAAGCAGCGCGCCGATGATGAGAACCGGCGTCGTCGTGAGCGCGCCAATGCCGAGAAGAAGGCGGCTGCGCTGCGCGCCCAGGGGGAGAAGATGCGTGCCAAGGCCACCAAGGCGGTGGCCGCGCAGCAGATGCTCAAGCGTGCCGACCGCCTCATGGAGGGGCTTGAGGACGAGCGCACCCAGGAGAGAGTGGCGCACCTGCGCTTCCCCGACCCCGCTCCGTGCGGCAAGGTGCCGTTGCGGGCCGCCGGGCTGTCGAAGGCCTACGGCTCCCTGGAGGTTTTCGCGGGCGTCGACTTGGCCATCGACCGAGGCAGCAGGGTGGTGGTCCTGGGCCTGAACGGGGCCGGCAAGACGACGCTCCTGCGGCTGCTGTCCGGCGTTGAGGAGCCGGACTCCGGCCAGGTTGTGGCCGGGACCGGGCTGAAGCTCGGGTATTACGCGCAGGAGCACGAGACGATTGACGACTCGCTCAGCGTGGTGGAGAACCTGCGCGGAGCCGCGCCCGGCCTGGACGACACCGAGGTGCGTAGCGTGCTGGGCTCGTTCCTCTTCTCCGGGGCCGACGCAGACAAGCCCGCCCGCGTCCTGTCCGGCGGAGAGAAGACCCGGCTGGCCCTGGCACTGCTCGTGGTCTCCAGCGCCAATGTGCTACTGCTGGATGAGCCGACCAACAACCTGGACCCAGCCAGCCGGGAGGAGATCCTGCGGGCCCTGAGCACCTTCGGCGGCGCCGTCGTGCTGGTTACCCACGACGAGGGCGCCGTCAAGGCACTGAACCCCGACCGGGTGCTGCTGCTGCCCGACGGGGATGAGGACCTGTGGAGCGAGGACTACCTGGAGCTGGTCACGCTCGCATGA
- a CDS encoding glucose PTS transporter subunit IIA — MATTTSAPEAILAAVGGPENIVNLTHCATRLRFELQDASVVDKATVEKIPGVMGAVPQAGDRYQIIIGGAVQGVYDEIMNLPAMKGGGGTSGQSNADVKAAARAKARGKNAFVDAFFEYLSDSFRPLLPVLLGTSLIIAGEAMAEAFGLIDTRAEVKPAWLAFVDAMYRSVFYFLPIMVAYNASKKLRIDPWVGTAIMAALLTPNFIDMSNLEKTSNVVCTHNAVLDQDFCTATVFGLPMQLNDYGGQVFTPLIMVALLAPLYKGLTRIISPNLQMVFVPFLSFIIMMPITAFALGPIGIWVGTALGTALSTLNNAAPVVFAIIIPLLYPFLVPLGLHWPLNALMLANIDTLGYDFIQGPMGAWNFACFGATAAVLAISIRDRDNEMRQTAFGALVAGLFGGISEPSLYGIHLRFKRIYPRMLVGCAVGGLIVGLGGGVNARTFAFTSLLTIPVFSPMALYAIAIAAAFFTSFIILFISDYRTAEEKAEARAAAAADGFVEASPEETAADLALEAAKAAPKPALVAGVVTELVAPVRGTVIPLAEVADPVFSGGAVGQGAGIEPSEQEIVVVAPAAGTVVVAPASGHAYGINLDSGLEVLIHVGLDTVEMEGKGFNVLVKQGDHVEAGQELVRVDRATVEQAGHPLTTPVLITNTGAFASVEAIASGAVAPGDPLLRITA, encoded by the coding sequence ATGGCAACAACCACATCCGCTCCAGAAGCGATTCTCGCGGCCGTTGGCGGGCCCGAGAACATCGTCAACCTCACCCACTGCGCAACCCGTTTGCGCTTCGAGCTCCAGGACGCCTCCGTGGTCGACAAGGCCACGGTGGAGAAGATCCCCGGGGTGATGGGTGCGGTCCCGCAGGCCGGCGACCGCTACCAGATCATCATCGGCGGCGCCGTCCAGGGCGTGTACGACGAGATCATGAACCTGCCCGCCATGAAGGGAGGCGGGGGCACATCCGGGCAGTCGAACGCAGACGTCAAGGCCGCCGCTCGTGCGAAGGCGCGCGGCAAGAACGCCTTCGTGGATGCGTTCTTCGAGTACTTGTCCGACTCCTTCCGGCCCCTGCTGCCGGTGCTGCTGGGCACCTCCCTGATCATCGCCGGCGAGGCCATGGCCGAGGCCTTCGGGCTGATCGACACGCGCGCCGAAGTCAAGCCCGCCTGGCTGGCATTCGTCGACGCGATGTACCGCTCGGTGTTCTACTTCCTGCCGATCATGGTGGCCTACAACGCCTCCAAGAAGCTCAGGATCGACCCGTGGGTGGGCACGGCCATCATGGCGGCCCTACTCACGCCGAACTTCATCGACATGAGCAACCTGGAGAAGACCTCCAACGTGGTCTGCACCCACAATGCTGTGCTCGACCAGGACTTCTGCACCGCCACCGTGTTCGGGCTGCCCATGCAGCTGAATGACTACGGCGGCCAGGTGTTCACGCCGTTGATCATGGTGGCGCTGCTGGCACCGCTCTACAAGGGGCTCACCCGGATCATCTCCCCGAACCTGCAGATGGTGTTCGTGCCCTTCCTGTCCTTCATCATCATGATGCCGATCACGGCCTTCGCCCTCGGCCCCATCGGCATCTGGGTCGGTACGGCCCTGGGTACGGCGCTGTCTACGCTGAATAACGCCGCCCCCGTCGTCTTCGCCATCATCATTCCGCTGCTGTACCCGTTCCTGGTGCCGCTGGGCCTGCACTGGCCGCTGAACGCCCTGATGCTGGCCAATATCGACACCCTGGGATACGACTTCATCCAGGGCCCCATGGGTGCCTGGAACTTCGCGTGCTTCGGCGCCACCGCTGCCGTGCTGGCAATCTCCATCCGGGACCGTGACAACGAGATGCGGCAGACGGCCTTCGGCGCGCTGGTCGCCGGTCTGTTCGGCGGCATCTCCGAGCCGAGCCTTTACGGTATTCACCTGCGCTTCAAGCGCATCTACCCGCGCATGCTGGTCGGTTGCGCCGTGGGCGGTCTGATCGTCGGCCTGGGTGGCGGTGTGAACGCACGAACCTTCGCCTTCACCTCGCTGCTGACCATCCCGGTCTTCTCCCCCATGGCCCTGTACGCGATCGCGATCGCGGCCGCCTTCTTCACCTCCTTCATCATCCTGTTCATCTCCGACTACCGCACGGCCGAGGAGAAGGCGGAGGCCCGCGCGGCCGCTGCCGCGGACGGATTCGTGGAGGCCTCCCCGGAGGAGACCGCCGCTGACCTGGCGCTGGAGGCCGCCAAGGCCGCCCCCAAGCCGGCCCTGGTCGCCGGCGTGGTCACCGAGCTGGTCGCACCCGTGCGCGGCACCGTGATCCCGCTCGCCGAGGTCGCCGACCCGGTCTTCTCCGGCGGCGCCGTGGGCCAGGGCGCGGGCATTGAGCCCTCCGAGCAGGAGATCGTGGTGGTCGCACCGGCGGCTGGAACCGTCGTGGTGGCGCCGGCCTCCGGGCACGCCTACGGCATCAACCTGGACTCCGGTCTTGAGGTGCTCATCCACGTCGGCCTGGACACGGTCGAGATGGAGGGCAAGGGCTTCAACGTCCTCGTCAAGCAGGGGGACCACGTCGAGGCCGGCCAGGAGCTGGTCCGCGTGGACCGGGCCACTGTCGAGCAGGCCGGTCATCCGCTGACCACTCCGGTGCTGATCACCAACACGGGCGCCTTCGCCTCCGTCGAGGCGATCGCGTCCGGCGCCGTCGCCCCCGGCGACCCGCTCCTGCGCATCACCGCCTGA
- a CDS encoding TrmH family RNA methyltransferase: protein MIVPLEHLDEADERLADYTRLTDVALRRRLETERGLYMAESTKVITRAVAAGHAPRSFLMAPRHWEQMRPVIAAASGCGGRDDGGDIPVFIAPEELLESITGFHLHRGALAAMNRPALAGVTELLAGARGGAGARRIAVLEDLVDHTNVGAVFRSAAALGVDAVLVTPHCADPLYRRSVRVSMGTVFQVPWTRIDRWPALDELHAGGWTVAALALTGDSLGLDEFSASPACRDPEGRVAVVLGTEGDGLSRRTIAASDAVVRIPMAGGVDSLNVAAAAAVAFWELRVRP from the coding sequence GTGATCGTCCCGCTGGAGCACCTGGACGAGGCCGACGAGCGCCTGGCCGACTACACGCGCCTGACCGATGTGGCCCTGCGGCGTCGGCTGGAGACGGAACGCGGCCTATACATGGCCGAGTCCACGAAGGTAATCACGCGGGCGGTCGCCGCCGGGCACGCCCCGCGCTCATTCCTGATGGCTCCGCGCCACTGGGAGCAGATGCGGCCGGTGATCGCGGCGGCCTCCGGCTGCGGCGGACGCGACGACGGCGGTGACATTCCCGTCTTCATTGCTCCGGAGGAGCTGCTGGAGTCCATCACCGGATTCCACCTGCACCGCGGCGCGCTGGCGGCCATGAACCGCCCGGCCCTGGCCGGCGTCACCGAGCTGCTGGCCGGGGCGCGCGGCGGGGCCGGCGCAAGGCGCATCGCGGTACTTGAGGATCTGGTGGACCACACCAATGTGGGCGCCGTGTTCCGCAGTGCCGCCGCCCTCGGCGTGGACGCCGTGCTGGTCACCCCGCACTGCGCGGATCCCCTGTACCGGCGCAGCGTGCGCGTGTCCATGGGAACCGTGTTCCAGGTGCCCTGGACGCGCATAGACCGCTGGCCCGCCTTGGACGAGTTGCACGCCGGCGGCTGGACGGTCGCGGCCCTCGCCCTCACCGGCGACTCACTCGGCCTGGACGAGTTCTCCGCCTCACCCGCCTGCCGTGATCCGGAGGGAAGGGTTGCGGTGGTGCTGGGCACCGAGGGCGACGGGCTGAGCCGACGCACTATTGCCGCCTCCGACGCCGTCGTACGCATTCCCATGGCCGGGGGAGTGGACTCGCTCAATGTGGCCGCGGCCGCGGCCGTGGCCTTCTGGGAGCTGCGGGTGCGGCCCTGA
- a CDS encoding ABC transporter ATP-binding protein → MSHGPGPRRAPNQKAQNFRGTWRRLLRELRPERVRIGAVVTLTTAAVVLNVAAPKVMARATNVIFEGVLGKMLGGFGLPEGLSGAQLEQVLRAAGQDTYADMLSAYDVVVGQGLDSHALMVVLLQTLALYVLSALFLWTQARILAGVVQRTGQRMRAEVSAKLDRVPLSYIDHGSRGDMLSRVTNDVDNITQTLQQTLSQALNSIITVVGVFSMMLTVSVQLSLISLATLPVALIITLLIASRAQPHFTAQWDATGDVSGVVEEAFTGHEAVTLFNSEQTFNALFEKENNRLYEGSYKAQWISGTIQPAMRVVSNLNFVIIAVIGGVRITNGQMTLGDVQAFIQYSQQFTQPITQLASMANLLQSGAASAERLFEIMDAPEETDAVAAALPERVAGRVVFDHVKFSYSPDTELITDLNLTVEPGQTVAIVGPTGAGKTTLVNLLLRFYDPQGGAITLDGVDTREVARNELREQIGMVLQDTWLFEGSIGENIAFGAAHATPEQVRAAARAASVDHIVRSLPDGYDTIIDDSGAGVSAGEKQLITIARAFLADRQILVLDEATSSVDTRTELLVQKAMVQLRQGRTSFVIAHRLSTIRDADTILVMEHGDIVEQGDHDTLMAARGAYYELYQSQFAGPEAEEEAAVVADPLLTAVGRDAKGKTRS, encoded by the coding sequence ATGAGTCACGGACCCGGGCCCAGGCGGGCCCCCAATCAGAAGGCGCAGAACTTCAGGGGCACCTGGAGGCGTCTGCTGCGCGAGCTGCGTCCGGAGCGGGTGCGGATCGGTGCTGTCGTCACGCTGACCACGGCCGCCGTCGTCCTCAACGTGGCGGCGCCCAAGGTGATGGCGCGCGCCACCAACGTGATCTTCGAGGGCGTGCTCGGAAAGATGCTGGGCGGCTTCGGGCTGCCTGAGGGCCTGTCCGGCGCGCAGCTGGAGCAGGTGCTGCGTGCAGCCGGGCAGGACACCTATGCCGACATGCTCTCCGCCTACGACGTCGTGGTAGGCCAGGGCCTGGACAGCCACGCCCTCATGGTGGTCCTGCTGCAGACCCTGGCGCTTTACGTGCTCTCGGCGCTGTTCCTGTGGACGCAGGCCCGCATCCTCGCCGGCGTGGTTCAGCGCACCGGGCAGCGCATGCGTGCCGAGGTGTCCGCCAAGCTGGACCGGGTGCCGCTGTCCTACATCGATCATGGCTCTCGCGGAGACATGCTCTCCCGCGTCACCAACGATGTTGACAACATCACCCAGACGCTGCAGCAGACCCTCTCCCAGGCGCTGAACTCGATCATCACCGTGGTCGGCGTGTTCTCCATGATGCTGACCGTGTCGGTGCAGCTGTCCCTGATCTCACTGGCCACGCTGCCGGTGGCGCTGATCATCACGCTGCTGATCGCCTCCCGCGCCCAGCCGCACTTCACCGCCCAGTGGGACGCCACCGGTGACGTGTCCGGCGTGGTCGAGGAGGCCTTCACCGGGCACGAGGCGGTCACCCTGTTCAACTCCGAGCAGACTTTCAACGCCCTGTTCGAGAAGGAGAACAACCGGCTGTACGAGGGCTCCTACAAGGCGCAGTGGATCTCCGGCACCATCCAGCCGGCCATGCGCGTCGTCTCCAACCTGAACTTCGTGATCATCGCCGTCATCGGCGGCGTGAGGATCACCAACGGCCAGATGACGCTGGGCGATGTGCAGGCGTTCATTCAGTACTCGCAGCAGTTCACCCAGCCGATCACCCAGCTGGCCTCCATGGCGAACCTGCTGCAGTCGGGTGCCGCCAGCGCCGAGCGGCTGTTCGAGATCATGGACGCCCCCGAGGAGACCGACGCCGTCGCCGCCGCGCTGCCGGAGCGGGTGGCCGGCCGCGTGGTCTTCGACCACGTGAAGTTCTCCTACAGTCCCGACACCGAGCTGATAACCGACCTGAACCTCACGGTTGAGCCCGGCCAGACCGTCGCCATCGTCGGCCCCACCGGCGCCGGCAAGACCACCCTGGTCAACCTGCTCCTGCGCTTCTACGACCCGCAGGGCGGCGCGATCACGCTCGACGGCGTGGACACCAGGGAGGTCGCCCGCAACGAGCTGCGCGAGCAGATCGGCATGGTGCTGCAGGACACCTGGCTGTTCGAGGGCAGCATCGGGGAGAACATCGCCTTCGGCGCCGCTCACGCCACGCCCGAGCAGGTGCGCGCGGCCGCCCGGGCCGCCAGCGTCGACCACATCGTGCGCTCCCTGCCCGACGGATACGACACGATCATCGACGACTCCGGGGCGGGCGTGTCCGCGGGGGAGAAGCAGCTGATCACCATCGCGCGCGCGTTCTTGGCCGACCGGCAGATTCTGGTGCTGGACGAGGCCACCTCCTCGGTGGATACGCGCACCGAGCTGCTGGTACAGAAGGCGATGGTCCAACTGCGCCAGGGGCGCACCAGCTTCGTGATCGCCCACCGCCTGTCCACTATCCGCGATGCTGACACCATTCTGGTGATGGAGCACGGAGACATCGTCGAGCAGGGCGACCACGACACCCTCATGGCTGCCCGGGGCGCCTACTACGAGCTCTACCAGAGCCAGTTCGCCGGCCCGGAGGCGGAGGAGGAGGCTGCGGTTGTGGCCGATCCACTCCTGACCGCCGTGGGGCGGGACGCCAAGGGCAAGACCCGCTCGTGA